A window of Acidimicrobiales bacterium genomic DNA:
GTTGGCTCCGCCGAGTGCCTGCTCGATCGTGGGCGCGAGGCGGGCCACCTGGCGGAGGGCGTCGGCAATGCCCTGGCCGGGCGTTGGGTCCTTGAAGTGTCCTGCGTCGCCCACCAGCACCCATCCGGGGCCGGCGGAGCGCCGGAAGTAGCCGTGCCAGCGGGACATGACCCGGATGGGGCCGACACGTCGGGCGGCGCCCATCAGTGCATCGAGCTCGGGCCAGGTCCTCACCGCCGAGGTATAGGCGCCGTCCAGGTCTGCCATGAATTCGTCCTTGCGGGACAGCGAGGGGACCACCGCCGTCAGGTACAGCCCGTCATCGGTGGGGCTGGCCAGAAAGGCGTTGTCGCCGATCTTGCCCAGCGCCAGCATGCCGGTGTCGGCGACCGCCGTGCCGGCGACGCCCTCGAAGTAGGCCCACGTGAACAGCCGGCCGGGCTCGGTCCGATCGTAGACCTCCGCTCCGGCCAGCCGAGCGACGGTGGAATTCATTCCGTCGGCTCCCACCACTAGCGCTGCTCCGAGAGCGCCTTGTGAGGTTTGAACGCCGACGACGCGACCGCCCTCCCAGACGAGGTCCTCCACCGTTGTCTCGGTCATGACGGTGGCGCCCGCGTCGGCGGCGGCCTCCACCAGCACCGCGTCCAGGATTCTCCGACGGACATTCAGCATGGGCGACCCGAGCAGCGCCGTGATGCCCCGATACTCCATCCGCGACCGGCCGAGCGCGACTAGGGCATCGTCTATCGCCGGGGTAATCCGACGCAGCCGCGCTCCGACGCCCAGGTCGTCGAGCACTCGGACACCTGCCGGCTGGATGCCATGGGTCGAGGGGGTGTCGCTCGGGAACCGTGACCGGTCGAGCAAGCACACCTGCAGCCCGGCTCGGGCCAGGAGGACAGCCAGCGGGGCACCGGCGCAACGGGCCCCCACGATGACGATGTCGAACCGGTGACTCACCCGACCCCCAGCCGGCACTCTTCATTTGTCCTCGCGGAGTGCACCGTCCAGATCGTCCCCTTTGAGGATCGGGTTGTCGATTACCTCGAGGTAATGGAGTGGTTGACTCGGCCCGGGTAGAGTCCGCTCGAGATGGCAGCCGTGAGCTCCGATGCCGGGGTCGGGTCGTTGCTGCGCACGTGGCGCGAGCAGCGGCGGCTGACTCAGCTCGATCTGGCGCTCAATGCGGGTATTTCTGCTCGCCATTTGAGCTTCGTCGAGACGGGTCGATCGAAGCCGGGTCGCGAGATGTTGCTGCGGATCACCGACCAGCTCGAGATCCCGTTCCGGGAGCGTAACGAGCTGCTGCTGGCTGCCGGTCATGCTCCGGCGTTTCCTGAACGCTCGCTTCGGGACGAGGAGCTGGCACCGGTGCGGGAAGCTCTCGATCTGATCCTCAGTGGGCATGAGCCTTATCCTGCTGTGGTCGTCGACCGAGGCTGGAACCTGGTGGCGGCGAACTCCGTGATGATGACGCTCGGCGAGTGGGTTGACCCGTCGCTGCTCGATGCCCCTGTGAACGTGATGCGGGTCGGCCTGCATCCGCTGGGACTGGCCCGCTGGATCGTCAACCTTGGCGAGGTACGGGCATACTTCATCGGGCGTCTCGAGCGCCAGGTTGCCATCACGGGGGACGCGGATCTCGCCGCCCTACTGGACGAGGTGTCGGGCTACCCCGCCCCCGACTATGGGCGCGATCCCGCTGCAGTGGCCGCGGCGGGGCACATCCTCACGCCATTGATCCAGCTGCGTCATCCTGACGGCGCCGAGCTCTCGTTGTTCGCCACGGTCGCCACATTCGGGACTGCAGTTGAAGTTACGACTTCAGAGCTCTCCATCGAGTTGGCCTTCCCCGCCGATATTGCGACTGCCGAGGCGCTGAAGAACCTAGTCCCCAGTCGATAAAGGGTCGACGAGATGAGCTGCTCGGGCGTGCAGGTACCGTTGCTGTCGGAGGTTGGTCGCCCGCCGCGCTGCCGCCTCGTACGTCTCGCGTGCTGCCTGTCGATCCCCGACCATCTCGAGCAGGTGGCCTCGTACCGCATGGAAGCGGCGATCGTCGTTGACTCGCGTGTCGCTTTCTAGATCGGCGAGGAGGTCGAGGCCGGCTTGCGGACCTCGGACCATGGCAACGGCCACGGCGTGGTTCAGCGCCACGACCGGATTGCGGTCGATGCCGAGTAGCACCTCATAGAGCGCCACGATCTGCGGCCAGTCCGTCAGCTCCGAGCTCGGCGCTTCGTCGTGGACGGCGGCGATGGCCGCCTGGACCTGGTACGGGCCTGTGGGTCCACGGGGGAGTGCGTCCGTGATGAGAGAGACGCCCTCGGCGATGGCCTCGGGGTCCCACAGGGTGCGGTCCTGCTCCGACATCGGGATCAGGGAGCCGTCAGGCCCGGTTCGGGCGCGGTGGCGCGCGTGGGTCAATAAGAGCAGTGCCAGGAGGCCGGTGACTTCGCTGTCTTGGGGTAGGGCCATGTGGACCGTTCGGGCCAGGCGGATCGCCTCCGAGGCCACCTCGGCGCGCTGCAGCTCCGGCCCGGTGGTGCTCGCGTAACCTTCGTTGAAGATCAGGTAGAGCACTCGCAGCACCGCATCGAGGCGGCCGGCCCGCTCGGTGGCCGATGGCGGGGCGAAGGGGATCCCGCTGTCCTTGATCGATCGTTTCGCCCGAGTGATGCGTCGGGTCACGGCTCCCTCGGGGACGAGGAGGGCGCGGGCGATTTCGGCGGTGCTGAGACCGCCCACCGCCCGGAGTGTCAGCGCGATCTGTGACGCCACCGAGAGCGATTGGTGGCAGCACATGAAGAGCAGGATCAGCGTGTCGTCGAGATCGGCCGGGTTCGTCTCGCCCGGCAGCGAGACCTGTGGCTTCGGATTGGCCCATTGGGCGACGGTGTCCTCGCGTCGACGGCGCGCCTGGTCGGAACGCAGCAGATCGGTCAACCGGCGCGCCGCGATCGTGATCAGCCAACCCTTGGGGTTGTCCGGCATACCGTCGCGTGGCCACTGCGCGGTGGCCGCTACCAGCGCCTCCTGGGTGGCGTCCTCGGCGAGGTCGAAGTTGCCGTAGCGGCGCACGACCGCGCCGAGGACCTGTGGCGCCAGCCGGCGCAACAGGTCCTCGGTCTGGGCGGCGAGCACAGATGCGTCATCCCTCGAAGTCGGGTTGGTGCTCATCGATCGGGCGGACATCGGCGAAGGCACGGGTCCGAACATGGTCTGGTCCCGGGCACTCTGACAGGCGGGCGGCGATCTCGGTGGCCCGGTCGAAGCTGTCGCACTCGACGATCCAGTAGCCGGCAAGCACCTCCTCGGCTTCGGCGTACGGACCGTCAGTCACGACCGGCACCCCGTCACGAAGCTGGACCCGGCGGGTATGAACCGGGGCGCTCAGCCCCCGCGTCTCGACGAGCTCGCCGGACTCGGCGAGCTGTTGATTGAACGTCTGCATGAACTCGCCCAACGCGGCGAAGTCCTGCCCCGTCCAGCCGGGCTTGGCCGATGGCTTGCCGGCCATCCCGTCGTAATCCTCCTGGGATCCGAAGGTCAAGATCATGTACCTCATCGAAATATCCCTTTCCTGTCGGCTCCGGTCGGCGCCTCTCACCGATACTGTCGGAGCCGGCTGGCGCAACCGGACATCTTCCGGAAGTCTCAGCGGACAAGGTCACCGATCGACGTCGAGGTAGCCGTTACTCCGAGAACGCTTGCCGAAGCCGCACGGCTAACAGCTTCTCCACCAATGCCTGCGGGATCGGAGTTTCGATCTCGAATCGCAGCGCGCCCGATGACATGGAGTAGCCAGCCAGCTCCTCCGACAACTCGGGAAAGACCGACCCGCTGTGCGGCAGGTAGCTGAGGTGGTTCTTGAAGGCGGCGAAGCCGGCGACCGTCTTCCCGTTGACCTTGAAGGCGGGCAGGCCATAGGAGATGCCCTGCTCTGCTTCCGGAAGGACCCGGAGGATCGCCTGGCGCAACTGCGACAGTGTCGTCCGCTTCGGCTCTTCTAGCGAATCGAGGTAGGCGTCGATCTCCTCGGCTGACACGACAGCATTTTGGACGATCGTGTCCGATCCCGGCAAGGTCTCGGAGAACGACTTGGCCCGGGCTCTATCGGTGCCCTACGCCTTGTAGGGCCGGCACGGCTCGTTGCGAAGGCTCGGGCAGGGCGGCAGGCCGGTCGGCACGTTCACGCCCGGGACGACCGGGAGGATGAGGCTCGACGGCATGGTCTTGGAGAAGGCGATCGAGACCGTCGCCGTCCCCGACGGCTCGGTCTGGCCGAAGGACCATATGGGCTGGGTGCCGTTTGGGGCGGCGATCGTCACTCGGATTCGCGAGCCCGCACGGTACACGTGCCCCTCGTAGTAGAGCGGGATCACGACCTCGACGAACTGTCCCTGCGGCATCGGCCGCGCATCGGCCGCTGTCATGCTGAGCACCGGCTCCAGCAGGGTGCTCTGCTGCTTGAGCAGGTTGTTCGGGCTGTAGTCGAGCTTGCGCTCG
This region includes:
- a CDS encoding helix-turn-helix transcriptional regulator — encoded protein: MAAVSSDAGVGSLLRTWREQRRLTQLDLALNAGISARHLSFVETGRSKPGREMLLRITDQLEIPFRERNELLLAAGHAPAFPERSLRDEELAPVREALDLILSGHEPYPAVVVDRGWNLVAANSVMMTLGEWVDPSLLDAPVNVMRVGLHPLGLARWIVNLGEVRAYFIGRLERQVAITGDADLAALLDEVSGYPAPDYGRDPAAVAAAGHILTPLIQLRHPDGAELSLFATVATFGTAVEVTTSELSIELAFPADIATAEALKNLVPSR
- a CDS encoding YciI family protein, which translates into the protein MRYMILTFGSQEDYDGMAGKPSAKPGWTGQDFAALGEFMQTFNQQLAESGELVETRGLSAPVHTRRVQLRDGVPVVTDGPYAEAEEVLAGYWIVECDSFDRATEIAARLSECPGPDHVRTRAFADVRPIDEHQPDFEG
- a CDS encoding sigma-70 family RNA polymerase sigma factor yields the protein MLAAQTEDLLRRLAPQVLGAVVRRYGNFDLAEDATQEALVAATAQWPRDGMPDNPKGWLITIAARRLTDLLRSDQARRRREDTVAQWANPKPQVSLPGETNPADLDDTLILLFMCCHQSLSVASQIALTLRAVGGLSTAEIARALLVPEGAVTRRITRAKRSIKDSGIPFAPPSATERAGRLDAVLRVLYLIFNEGYASTTGPELQRAEVASEAIRLARTVHMALPQDSEVTGLLALLLLTHARHRARTGPDGSLIPMSEQDRTLWDPEAIAEGVSLITDALPRGPTGPYQVQAAIAAVHDEAPSSELTDWPQIVALYEVLLGIDRNPVVALNHAVAVAMVRGPQAGLDLLADLESDTRVNDDRRFHAVRGHLLEMVGDRQAARETYEAAARRATNLRQQRYLHARAAHLVDPLSTGD
- a CDS encoding NAD(P)/FAD-dependent oxidoreductase; this encodes MSHRFDIVIVGARCAGAPLAVLLARAGLQVCLLDRSRFPSDTPSTHGIQPAGVRVLDDLGVGARLRRITPAIDDALVALGRSRMEYRGITALLGSPMLNVRRRILDAVLVEAAADAGATVMTETTVEDLVWEGGRVVGVQTSQGALGAALVVGADGMNSTVARLAGAEVYDRTEPGRLFTWAYFEGVAGTAVADTGMLALGKIGDNAFLASPTDDGLYLTAVVPSLSRKDEFMADLDGAYTSAVRTWPELDALMGAARRVGPIRVMSRWHGYFRRSAGPGWVLVGDAGHFKDPTPGQGIADALRQVARLAPTIEQALGGANTDQLLHQWWRWRDQDAWEMYWFAHDMGSPGSTRPLVAQVQARIASSDGLTEDLIRVLNHDLPPSELAKPALVLPALLAGFKGERGQRLSILREAAELVRTDRRRRHRFAHRLSA
- a CDS encoding DUF1801 domain-containing protein, with product MSAEEIDAYLDSLEEPKRTTLSQLRQAILRVLPEAEQGISYGLPAFKVNGKTVAGFAAFKNHLSYLPHSGSVFPELSEELAGYSMSSGALRFEIETPIPQALVEKLLAVRLRQAFSE